From the genome of Symphalangus syndactylus isolate Jambi chromosome 7, NHGRI_mSymSyn1-v2.1_pri, whole genome shotgun sequence, one region includes:
- the LOC129486440 gene encoding 26S proteasome regulatory subunit 10B-like: protein MADPRDKVLQDYRKKLLEHKEIDGRLKELREQLKELTKQYEKSENDLKALQSVGQIVGEVLKQLTEAKFIVEATNGPRYVVGCRRQLDKSKLKPGTRVALDMTTLTIMRYLPREVDPLVYHMSHEDPGNVSYFKMGGLSEQIRELREVIELPLTNPELFQRVGIIPPKGMGKTLLARAVASQLDCNFLKVVSSSIVDKYIGESARLIREMFNYARDHQPCIIFMDEIDAIGGRRFSEGTSADREIQRTLMELLNQLDGFDTLHRVKMIMATNRPDTLDPALLRPGRLDRKIHIDLPSEQARLDILKIHAGPITKHGEIDYEAIVKLSDGFNGADLRNVCTEADMFAIRADHDFVVQEDFMKAVRKVADSKKLESKLDYKPV, encoded by the coding sequence ATGGCGGACCCTAGAGATAAGGTGCTTCAGGACTACCGCAAGAAGCTGCTGGAGCACAAGGAGATCGACGGCCGTCTTAAGGAGTTAAGGGAACAATTAAAAGAACTTACCAAGCAGTATGAAAAGTCTGAAAATGATCTGAAGGCCCTACAAAGTGTTGGGCAGATTGTGGGTGAAGTGCTTAAACAGTTAACTGAAGCAAAATTCATTGTTGAAGCTACCAATGGACCAAGATATGTTGTGGGTTGTCGTCGACAGCTTGACAAAAGTAAGCTGAAGCCAGGAACAAGAGTTGCTTTGGATATGACTACACTAACTATCATGAGATATTTGCCAAGAGAGGTGGATCCACTGGTTTATCACATGTCTCATGAGGACCCTGGGaatgtttcttattttaagatGGGAGGGCTATCAGAACAGATCCGGGAATTAAGAGAGGTAATAGAATTACCTCTTACAAACCCAGAGTTATTTCAGCGTGTAGGAATAATACCTCCAAAAGGTATGGGAAAAACACTCTTGGCACGAGCTGTTGCTAGCCAGCTGGACTGCAATTTCTTAAAGGTTGTATCTAGTTCTATTGTAGACAAGTACATTGGTGAAAGTGCTCGTTTGATCAGAGAAATGTTTAATTATGCTAGAGATCATCAACCATGCATCATTTTTATGGATGAAATAGATGCTATTGGTGGTCGTCGGTTTTCTGAGGGTACTTCAGCTGACAGAGAGATTCAGAGAACGTTAATGGAGTTACTGAATCAACTGGATGGATTTGATACTCTGCATAGAGTTAAAATGATCATGGCTACAAACAGACCAGATACACTGGATCCTGCTTTGCTGCGTCCAGGAAGATTagatagaaaaatacatattgatTTGCCAAGTGAACAAGCAAGATTAGACATACTGAAAATCCATGCAGGTCCCATTACAAAGCATGGTGAAATAGATTATGAAGCAATTGTGAAGCTTTCAGATGGCTTTAATGGAGCAGACCTGAGAAATGTTTGTACTGAAGCAGATATGTTTGCAATTCGTGCTGATCATGATTTTGTAGTACAGGAAGACTTCATGAAAGCAGTCAGAAAAGTGGCTGATTCTAAGAAGCTGGAGTCTAAATTGGACTACAAACCTGTGTAA